From a region of the Candidatus Brocadia sp. genome:
- the metG gene encoding methionine--tRNA ligase subunit beta — protein MISIEDFLKIDLRVAEVRHAEPHPNADKLLILKIDAGDGMEGRQIVAGIRGAYQPEDLIGKKIVIVNNLTPATLRGVESQGMLLAAKDGNQVVILTTEKDIKPGSKIQ, from the coding sequence ATGATCTCGATAGAGGATTTTTTAAAGATAGACCTGCGGGTAGCTGAAGTAAGGCACGCAGAGCCTCACCCAAACGCGGACAAACTCCTGATACTGAAGATTGATGCGGGTGACGGAATGGAAGGCAGGCAGATCGTTGCCGGAATAAGAGGCGCTTACCAGCCGGAAGACCTGATTGGAAAGAAAATCGTTATTGTAAACAATCTGACGCCTGCAACCCTGCGGGGCGTGGAAAGTCAGGGGATGTTGCTGGCGGCAAAGGACGGGAACCAGGTGGTAATCCTTACCACGGAAAAGGATATAAAGCCAGGCTCAAAAATACAATAA
- a CDS encoding FMN-binding glutamate synthase family protein — protein sequence MSFSKPNASAATRTKNRTPSDRTSASGMCSVCVDDCPGICEIGKSAYRASENLYPQPFGIITAGADKEYPVDFSHLNIMGTAVGAVGIEADSDKAIFENVNTETRLGNDKGIKLRLPIMIPGLGSTNVAKTHWDGLAIGSAISGTGLTIGENVGGMDVNTRLENGKITHCPDIEYRVKAYQDWQKDGYGVIVMQENVEDSRLGVLEYGVNKLGVQAVELKWGQGAKDIGGEVKINSLEKARLLRDRGYIVLPDPYDNNTVSVFGKAFKEFERHSRVGMVNEEGFVKRIGELRKAGAKYVFLKTGAYRPADLARAVRYCSVAKVDVLTVDGAGGGTGMSPWHMMNEWGVPTLYLASLTYNYIHKLASEGKHVPDVILAGGFAFEDDIFKAMALGAPYVKAVGMARSPLCAAHVGKLVADQIKKNSVDKTIEPYGKTMDEIFVLATRVKRLFNSDGREVPPGAIGVYSYYQRLSQGLRQLMCGSRKFGLEHLTRNDVVTLTREAAEVTGLRYIMDADSELAEQILAGKEKANAKVAVKTKPRATPKPAAKAKGKIKKKK from the coding sequence ATGTCTTTTTCAAAACCAAATGCGTCAGCGGCAACACGTACAAAAAACAGAACACCAAGTGACCGAACGTCTGCAAGTGGCATGTGTTCGGTTTGTGTAGATGACTGTCCGGGTATATGTGAAATTGGAAAATCAGCCTACAGAGCGTCTGAAAATCTGTATCCACAGCCGTTTGGCATAATCACTGCCGGAGCAGATAAAGAATATCCGGTAGATTTTTCACACTTAAATATTATGGGGACAGCCGTCGGAGCCGTGGGAATTGAAGCCGACAGTGACAAGGCAATCTTTGAGAACGTAAACACGGAAACGAGGCTGGGGAACGACAAGGGAATTAAGCTGCGATTGCCGATCATGATACCAGGTCTTGGATCGACGAACGTTGCCAAGACACACTGGGATGGGTTGGCTATCGGTTCTGCCATTTCCGGGACAGGCCTAACGATTGGGGAAAATGTCGGCGGCATGGATGTCAATACCAGATTAGAAAACGGAAAAATAACCCATTGCCCTGATATCGAATACCGGGTAAAGGCCTATCAGGACTGGCAAAAGGACGGATACGGCGTTATCGTAATGCAGGAAAATGTTGAAGACAGCAGATTAGGCGTCCTTGAGTATGGCGTAAACAAATTAGGGGTGCAGGCCGTAGAACTGAAATGGGGGCAAGGCGCCAAGGATATTGGCGGAGAAGTTAAGATTAACTCGCTTGAAAAGGCAAGATTGCTGCGAGACCGTGGTTATATCGTGCTTCCCGACCCCTATGATAATAATACTGTCTCCGTTTTTGGCAAGGCCTTTAAGGAATTTGAAAGACATTCCAGGGTTGGAATGGTCAATGAAGAAGGCTTTGTAAAACGGATTGGAGAATTAAGGAAGGCCGGCGCAAAGTATGTGTTTCTGAAGACGGGTGCCTATCGGCCAGCAGACCTTGCCAGGGCAGTGCGTTACTGTTCCGTCGCCAAGGTTGATGTTTTGACCGTGGATGGGGCTGGCGGTGGCACGGGTATGAGCCCGTGGCATATGATGAACGAGTGGGGGGTACCAACATTATACCTTGCTTCCCTTACCTATAACTACATCCATAAATTAGCTTCTGAAGGCAAGCATGTGCCGGACGTTATTCTTGCCGGCGGATTTGCGTTCGAGGACGACATCTTTAAGGCTATGGCGCTTGGCGCTCCATACGTCAAAGCAGTGGGTATGGCGCGTTCCCCGCTCTGCGCAGCGCATGTTGGAAAGTTAGTTGCCGATCAGATCAAGAAGAACTCCGTTGACAAAACGATAGAGCCCTATGGCAAGACGATGGATGAAATTTTCGTGCTGGCGACCAGAGTGAAGAGGCTATTCAATTCGGACGGACGGGAAGTGCCTCCAGGGGCAATTGGGGTGTATTCATACTACCAGCGGTTATCTCAGGGGTTGCGACAGTTAATGTGCGGTTCGAGAAAATTTGGACTGGAGCATTTAACACGAAACGATGTCGTCACCCTGACTCGCGAAGCAGCAGAAGTAACCGGCTTAAGATACATCATGGACGCTGACAGTGAATTGGCAGAACAGATACTGGCGGGAAAAGAAAAAGCTAACGCTAAAGTGGCAGTAAAGACAAAGCCCAGGGCAACCCCAAAACCTGCGGCAAAGGCAAAAGGCAAGATAAAGAAGAAGAAATAG
- a CDS encoding MoxR family ATPase — MKTRLKTVIRDRNFVKEKVETMKREVGKVIVGQEELIEGIIVALLSDGHILLEGYPGLGKTVAVKTVARILDAKFQRVQFTPDLIPGDITGFEMWDPETRKSRLQKGPVFTNLLLADEINRAPAKVQSALLEAMQERQVTIGRETYPLEKLFLVLATQNPIEISGTYLLPEAEIDRFMFKLKIHYPPYGDEREITERQIRDGEEELAVVLSPREVLSFRHMISEWLPLHGTSVTIKYITRLVRATRPEAGNGTIKNLVMYGASPRATIALARASRVYAFIHGDDMVLPEHIHDMAYPVLRHRIILTHEAESQGIDADDIIEKILHQVPILE, encoded by the coding sequence GTGAAGACTAGGTTAAAAACCGTGATACGGGATAGAAATTTTGTAAAAGAAAAGGTCGAAACCATGAAACGGGAAGTGGGAAAGGTCATTGTCGGCCAGGAAGAATTGATCGAGGGGATCATTGTCGCCTTGCTCTCGGATGGTCATATCCTGCTGGAAGGGTATCCTGGACTTGGAAAGACCGTTGCGGTAAAAACCGTTGCCCGGATATTGGATGCAAAATTCCAAAGGGTGCAATTTACGCCTGATCTTATTCCCGGCGATATCACCGGGTTTGAAATGTGGGACCCGGAAACAAGAAAAAGCCGGTTACAAAAAGGCCCTGTGTTTACCAATCTCCTGCTGGCCGATGAAATTAACCGCGCACCGGCAAAGGTGCAGAGCGCTTTACTTGAGGCAATGCAGGAGAGGCAGGTAACGATTGGCCGGGAGACCTACCCTCTGGAAAAACTCTTCCTTGTGCTGGCGACACAAAATCCGATTGAGATTTCGGGTACCTATCTGTTGCCTGAAGCTGAAATTGACCGATTTATGTTCAAACTGAAAATTCATTATCCGCCCTACGGAGACGAACGAGAAATCACAGAAAGGCAGATTCGGGACGGTGAAGAAGAACTGGCGGTTGTTTTATCCCCCCGGGAGGTGCTCTCTTTCCGGCATATGATTTCCGAGTGGTTGCCATTGCATGGGACATCAGTCACGATAAAATATATTACCCGATTAGTCAGGGCAACAAGGCCGGAAGCCGGCAACGGTACGATAAAAAATCTTGTGATGTACGGCGCCTCACCCAGGGCTACCATCGCCTTAGCGCGGGCATCCCGTGTGTATGCCTTTATTCACGGAGACGACATGGTATTGCCCGAACATATCCACGACATGGCTTATCCTGTTTTACGGCACAGAATCATTCTTACTCATGAGGCAGAATCCCAGGGCATCGATGCTGACGATATTATTGAGAAAATCCTTCATCAGGTTCCCATATTGGAATAA
- a CDS encoding rRNA pseudouridine synthase, whose product MAERLQKILAEAGLGSRRECERIIVAGKVTVDGERVTTLGTTVDADKSEIRCNGTLIRKQRKIYFLLNKPKGYVCTNRDELERLKAIDIIKNVTQRIYTIGRLDKESEGLIVVTNDGDLANKLSHPKYEVSKTYFVEVDGYLSDAAIEALESGIWLSFGKTQPVRVRNVRRGRQRSRFEMVLKEGKNREIRRMLVDCNYKVRILRRIKIGNLYDPSLKIGKYRKVTDNELARLHALAERGSARRATIQESLSHPKG is encoded by the coding sequence ATGGCAGAACGTCTGCAAAAAATACTGGCAGAGGCGGGATTAGGCTCTCGCCGTGAATGTGAAAGGATTATCGTGGCGGGGAAAGTGACCGTTGATGGAGAACGCGTCACAACCTTAGGCACAACGGTCGATGCAGACAAAAGCGAGATACGCTGCAATGGTACCTTGATCCGAAAGCAGCGAAAGATCTATTTTTTGCTGAATAAACCGAAGGGTTACGTGTGTACAAACCGTGACGAACTGGAACGATTAAAGGCAATTGATATCATAAAAAACGTGACCCAGAGGATATATACCATTGGCAGACTGGACAAAGAGAGCGAAGGACTGATTGTTGTGACCAATGACGGTGATCTTGCAAACAAATTGTCTCACCCAAAGTATGAAGTGAGTAAAACCTATTTTGTCGAGGTGGATGGTTACCTGTCGGATGCGGCAATTGAGGCCCTGGAGTCCGGTATTTGGCTTTCCTTTGGCAAGACACAACCCGTACGGGTTCGTAATGTACGCAGGGGCAGGCAAAGAAGCAGGTTTGAGATGGTATTGAAGGAAGGTAAAAACCGGGAGATACGCCGTATGCTCGTTGATTGTAATTACAAGGTGCGCATCCTGCGTCGGATAAAAATTGGCAATTTATATGATCCGAGCTTAAAAATCGGTAAATATCGCAAGGTAACGGACAACGAACTGGCGCGGCTGCATGCGCTGGCCGAAAGAGGATCCGCGCGCCGGGCAACCATTCAAGAATCTTTGTCGCACCCAAAAGGATAA
- the recN gene encoding DNA repair protein RecN has product MLQELYIANFVLIDKVTITLCEQLNVFSGATGVGKSMVIGALNFILGGRATADLVRSGKEEATVIGKFFITDKSLLQRIKKASDNNSLEEELLLQRSIDTNGRSRCRLNDVPITVTMLKEIGEILVNIHGQHEHETLLHGMNQLYILDDFGGISPLREHFADVYQQFTEKTTLRDTLTSNQQDRRQKIDLYAFQIDEIDKAQLKAGEAEELERERTLLGNAEKIYSTVSSCYSQLYESSDAILERLKSLRRELQSVAKLDDALQKIFDDSAQSEYQMEDTAFSLGKYRDGFNYDPQRLEYIEGRLGTIKKLKSKYGNTVEEILSYRDEVSGKLKSLSEEGTTAGHLDDEIQKLTTALRQKGSELTKKRLSTAEQLTPLINKELHDLGIPHGRFSVQITSPFLHNHGDPQISDAKRHGFDQVDFLISPNPGEDLKLLKKIASGGEISRVMLALKHQLAKADKTPVLVFDEIDANIGGRMGEVIGEKLSSIARSHQVICITHLPQIASYADGQWKVHKVVKNGKTYSTIENLSGESRLEEIADMIRGSEKTDITRKQAQEMLRDAKRKVKSKG; this is encoded by the coding sequence ATGCTGCAAGAGTTATACATAGCGAATTTTGTACTAATTGATAAAGTTACCATCACCCTTTGCGAACAACTGAATGTATTCAGCGGGGCAACGGGTGTCGGAAAATCAATGGTGATCGGGGCGCTCAACTTTATTCTTGGCGGGCGAGCAACCGCAGATCTTGTGCGAAGTGGCAAAGAGGAGGCAACCGTCATAGGGAAATTTTTCATTACCGATAAAAGTCTCCTGCAGCGGATTAAAAAGGCATCAGATAACAACTCCCTGGAAGAAGAACTCTTACTCCAAAGGAGTATCGATACAAACGGACGGAGCAGATGCCGCCTCAACGACGTTCCTATCACGGTAACCATGTTGAAAGAGATTGGAGAGATATTGGTCAACATCCATGGCCAGCACGAACATGAAACCTTGCTGCATGGCATGAACCAACTATATATCCTGGATGATTTTGGAGGGATTTCTCCGCTGCGCGAACACTTTGCAGACGTCTATCAGCAGTTCACGGAAAAGACCACCCTGCGGGATACCTTAACAAGCAACCAACAGGACCGAAGGCAAAAGATCGACCTGTATGCCTTCCAGATCGATGAGATTGACAAGGCACAACTCAAGGCCGGTGAGGCAGAGGAACTTGAAAGGGAAAGGACGCTCTTAGGTAACGCCGAAAAAATTTACAGTACGGTCTCCTCATGCTATTCCCAGCTTTATGAGTCTTCCGATGCTATTCTGGAAAGGTTGAAATCTCTGAGGCGTGAATTGCAATCGGTTGCAAAACTTGACGACGCCCTGCAAAAGATATTCGATGACTCCGCTCAATCGGAGTATCAGATGGAAGACACCGCTTTTTCTTTAGGGAAATACCGGGACGGCTTTAACTATGACCCGCAACGGCTGGAATATATTGAAGGACGTTTAGGCACCATCAAAAAGTTAAAATCCAAGTACGGGAATACGGTTGAAGAAATCCTGTCGTACCGTGATGAGGTATCGGGAAAACTGAAAAGTCTTTCTGAGGAAGGAACTACTGCCGGGCATCTGGATGATGAGATACAAAAACTAACGACCGCTTTGAGACAGAAAGGCAGTGAATTAACCAAAAAACGCCTCTCCACGGCAGAACAATTGACGCCTCTTATTAATAAAGAGCTTCACGACCTTGGTATCCCTCACGGCCGGTTTTCTGTTCAGATCACCTCGCCTTTTTTACATAATCATGGCGATCCGCAGATTTCCGATGCAAAGAGACATGGTTTCGACCAGGTGGATTTTCTTATCTCACCCAATCCCGGCGAAGATTTAAAGCTGCTAAAAAAGATTGCCTCGGGCGGTGAAATCTCACGAGTCATGCTGGCACTAAAGCACCAACTGGCCAAGGCAGACAAGACGCCAGTCCTGGTTTTTGACGAGATTGACGCAAATATTGGAGGCAGAATGGGAGAGGTAATTGGGGAAAAGCTGAGCAGTATTGCAAGATCGCACCAGGTGATCTGCATTACCCATCTTCCTCAGATTGCCAGCTATGCAGACGGACAATGGAAGGTTCATAAAGTGGTAAAAAATGGCAAGACCTATTCAACCATAGAGAACCTATCGGGCGAATCCCGGCTTGAAGAAATTGCCGACATGATCCGCGGAAGTGAAAAAACGGACATTACCCGAAAACAGGCGCAGGAAATGTTGCGTGATGCAAAGAGAAAGGTGAAAAGCAAGGGATAA
- a CDS encoding DUF58 domain-containing protein — MKKRIRLTLQRLIGNLFAGSFSSYMNALHGLELDELRQYQPGDDCRAIDWKATAKTGRLHVRMKFVDKRVTIIFLVDKSRSEKFGSFCHTKEDVQSAILFTLVHAASEAGNEIGFLTFTDRVENFIQPQAGEKEAFIRAKSIVPATPAGRHTDFHKAFTFLHEKIHQPALVFILSDFLAPYNYEQSLKTLSSFHEIVPVIISDRRENALPYARGFLTVQDMETGMIKPLGIATAQEGFLPCLTLLKKLNIDYIPLFTDEDEEVWIKKISEFFDRRIRRGGRRRR; from the coding sequence ATGAAGAAAAGGATTCGGCTTACTCTGCAGCGATTGATTGGAAACCTCTTTGCAGGATCATTTTCCAGCTACATGAATGCACTCCACGGACTGGAACTTGACGAGCTCCGGCAATACCAGCCGGGAGATGATTGTAGAGCCATCGACTGGAAAGCGACGGCAAAGACGGGGAGGCTTCATGTACGCATGAAATTCGTGGATAAACGGGTCACGATTATCTTTCTGGTAGATAAAAGCCGGTCGGAGAAGTTTGGGTCGTTTTGCCACACAAAAGAAGATGTTCAATCAGCCATTCTTTTTACCCTTGTCCACGCAGCTTCGGAGGCCGGCAATGAAATCGGCTTTCTTACCTTTACCGACAGGGTAGAGAACTTTATCCAGCCACAAGCCGGCGAGAAAGAGGCGTTTATCCGGGCAAAAAGCATTGTCCCTGCAACACCTGCAGGCAGACATACCGATTTTCACAAGGCGTTTACCTTTTTGCATGAAAAAATACACCAGCCAGCCCTCGTGTTTATCTTGTCGGATTTCCTGGCGCCCTACAATTACGAGCAATCTCTGAAAACGCTTTCCTCTTTTCACGAGATCGTCCCCGTGATCATTTCAGACAGAAGAGAGAATGCCTTGCCTTACGCAAGGGGATTTCTCACGGTGCAAGATATGGAGACCGGCATGATAAAACCACTGGGCATTGCAACTGCGCAGGAAGGATTTCTGCCTTGCCTGACGTTATTGAAGAAGTTAAATATCGATTATATTCCGTTATTTACGGATGAAGATGAGGAAGTATGGATAAAAAAAATCTCTGAGTTTTTCGACAGGCGTATAAGGAGAGGGGGAAGAAGGAGAAGATGA